The DNA window tggaTCTCACATTCTTTGCAGCTGCACTAAATGCTTCTCTGTGACTTATATCAGGGTTCCCAGCTTTAATGCGCTGGATCTCGTCCCTGCAAATCGGTACATTATAATGTCAAGGTCATGCATATATATGCTTCATAGGAAAATACAAATTCCTGTCCATTGCAGTTAATATGGATCGTCAATAAGAGAGTAGCTTAATTGACATCTTCTTACGCCTATATTGGTATGTGtaacaaagaaattaattttgtgtGTGCATAATTGTGATAATATAAAGTTTATAAGAATATAATAACCTACTTGATAAAGCGGTTGTAGGCAGATGGGACTCTATGTCTCTTTTCTGGAGCTGAACATGGAAAACAGACACATATCAACGACAAAGAAACAGACAGATCTTTAAAATAACTTCGCTGACTATGTGTAAGATATCTgcttttattctctctctctctctccccccctcaTCATtacttcatcatcatctctaaaGGGTCTATCCAATCTATCTATCCATGGATTCTATATCTATATTTCCGGGGGAGAAAACTGAAAACTCTATCACATGCGTAGAAGTAGACAAAGGTGAGCTACATTTCATATTTTAGggttattaatgaaataatacaaGCAATGGAAGAAATTCAATGACCCATTTGAGTAAAGTTACAGTAAAATTTCAGGACATGATAGTTAAGAGTTCttcaagaaaaaagataagCTAGGAAGAAGTAGCACTAGAGCAGATGGGATAAGCTATGGAAGTCTCAAAGTAATGCAATTGACCTATTAGCTGCAAATCTACAGTAGCCTTTGTGGTAGtacaaaataaatgttgaatAGCATGAAGAAGGCCAGATATGATAGTAGTGTCCGAATTGAGGCAAAACCAAGATATCTAGGGCACTGTTGTTTTTCACTTACTTTTTCCGGCCCTTGATAAGTCAAGAGACTATAGCTACTGTGTGTAAGAGATGCAAAAGTGCAATTGAAATCAAGAAAGTTGAAGAAGACTGGTGGAGtcaattcaatcaaataattaatgactcaaattttttttagagtgcGGCTTCTCATAGACCAGTGAAAAAGCCAATGATATGTCAAAGAAATGAGATCATAAATGTAAAGAATCTCACGTCTGTTAACCATAGGTGGTTTAGGGATCTCCTCAACGCCTCGAAATGGAATAACCGATTCGTTTGGATGTGGCTGGTTGATCAGCAGATTCGGCGGTGCTCCATTCCTGATCTCCTCCTAGATTATAGACATATATTACCCCAGAAACCATAAAAATACTTATTAGAATCAAAATCCAAGTTtacataaatttgttttatatatatatatataaggactTGTGTAAGAGCAATCAAAGGAAATTAACTAGTCTTTTTTATAGTTTGAGTATAAAATATACTCGAACATAATGTCTATAGGGTATCAGTACctaaaaaaatggattaaaaaatagatgtttgaaATTAACCCTAAAACATTCTAGCTTGATATACCAGGATATTCTGAGGATTGAAGAAGCCATGGCCAAGATAAAATTGATTAGCTGCAGGAAGTAGGCCATGCATGCTCACAGACAAAAGGTTGGTGCAGTGACCACATCGAACCGCAACAGTCTTGTACAAGCTAGTGCAAGGTACACTCACCTATAAAAAGAACCcacaaaaaatacaattgaaatCCTTAAGAAAcccattgaagaagaagaaaaagaagaagccagTGGTGGTTTGGTCAATTGGCTCAGATTCAGGTTCAAGCCTCCATAAGGAGAAGAAGAACAATAATGGAACAGAAAATTAGGGATAAGATAAGGGGCAAAAGGTGGGAAGAAAATGATACCGCGAGGACAGTGTCACAAAAGTTGCAATGGACATAACAAAGCTGCTCGGAGGAAGAGAGGTGGTCTGGTCCAAAGGCAGCTGAAGACGAggacatattttttatgatacttctctttctttctgagattttgttgatttgattGATGGATTGTCTGACCAGTGGGTATTTTGATGGAACAGATAAAGATCCTCTTCCTTTGA is part of the Populus trichocarpa isolate Nisqually-1 chromosome 2, P.trichocarpa_v4.1, whole genome shotgun sequence genome and encodes:
- the LOC18096332 gene encoding axial regulator YABBY 1 translates to MSSSSAAFGPDHLSSSEQLCYVHCNFCDTVLAVSVPCTSLYKTVAVRCGHCTNLLSVSMHGLLPAANQFYLGHGFFNPQNILEEIRNGAPPNLLINQPHPNESVIPFRGVEEIPKPPMVNRPPEKRHRVPSAYNRFIKDEIQRIKAGNPDISHREAFSAAAKNWAHFPHIHFGLMPDQPVKKANVRQQEGEDVLMTDEFFAAANVGVTPY